Proteins co-encoded in one Arachis stenosperma cultivar V10309 chromosome 7, arast.V10309.gnm1.PFL2, whole genome shotgun sequence genomic window:
- the LOC130941541 gene encoding autophagy-related protein 13a has product MDFQANMQPELGKLEQIVHQFLLKSLHVILDSRVPSLHQHDRSGDLPMGSRVRRSDKWFNLALGDRPAALDNLSFWHRNLMDQMIIDIILVHEENGSSVETVIERWVVQYERPRVMAPQTGDISGSYKKTYKKSIVLFRALYSHMRLLPAYKIFRKLSSSSHTCNFDIIYKVSSFRDPFSRAEDVVLEEYSFTPIEATPGRLCVSVTYRTNLSDFNLECSTSLPTQIITDYVGSPLADPLRSFPVSEKGVRATSFPLRGIAPPSSAPLERPHSWTSGFHKAAPMVQNQQYVGSPPVYRAPSKPYDIPSSPTDSHGIRIHNYRMHNRHRSTSYDEYQLSPPFSPSPSPSSPTFFNGGVPIQTRVRSETAPVTIPYPMMGKSSRTLSPNLSDHSRNSLPPMSPKRNYASSQESPSGIRSFRKLESSRIGELHTGVTNYAGQKIARDNKDDSGRFSGLLSSSDSPRIGFSRSSSRLSFQDDLEDGDFSCPFDVDDVDTPDVQPSQSKDGKNVSEIGSTSLPMCKKSQDAAVGVLVHMLRTAPPLRQDSSCYSSHSVKPEPEGGVTTASGFFMPRKTADALEELRSYKEMRDLLLSKSGTRILNKE; this is encoded by the exons ATGGATTTTCAGGCTAATATGCAGCCTGAATTGGGGAAATTGGAACAAATAGTTCATCAGTTTCTTTTGAAGAGCTTACATGTCATTTTGGACTCGAGGGTACCTTCATTGCACCAACATGATCGGAGTGGGGACCTGCCTATGGGGTCTCGTGTGAGGAGGAGCGACAAATGGTTTAACTTAGCATTAGGCGATCGGCCTGCTGCTCTAGATAatctgagtttctggcacaggaATTTGATGGATCAGATGATAATTGACATTATACTAGTTCATGAAGAGAATGGTTCTTCTGTTGAAACAGTAATAGAGAGGTGGGTTGTTCAGTATGAGCGTCCCCGGGTAATGGCTCCACAAACTGGTGACATTAGTGGCTCTTATAAGAAGACATACAAGAAGTCAATAGTATTGTTTCGTGCTCTTTATTCTCACATGAGGCTTCTACCGGCTTATAAGATATTTAGGAAGCTTAGTTCGTCAAGTCATACATgtaattttgatattatttaCAAGGTCTCTTCGTTTAGAGATCCATTCTCTCGGGCGGAGGATGTAGTGCTGGAGGAATACAGTTTCACTCCCATTGAGGCAACTCCAGGCCGCCTATGCGTATCTGTGACCTACCGGACCAACCTATCTGATTTCAACCTTGAGTGTTCGACATCGTTACCAACACAAATAATTACAGATTATGTTGGAAGTCCCCTTGCTGACCCTTTGAGGTCTTTCCCTGTCTCAGAAAAGGGTGTTCGTGCCACTTCATTTCCGCTGAGAGGGATAGCACCTCCATCTTCTGCACCACTCGAGCGGCCACATAGTTGGACTAGTGGCTTCCATAAGGCAGCACCTATGGTACAGAACCAGCAGTATGTTGGATCCCCACCAGTGTATCGTGCTCCTTCCAAGCCATATGATATCCCATCTTCACCTACCGATAGCCACGGTATCAGAATTCACAACTATAGAATGCACAATCGACACAGGTCTACAAGTTATGATGAGTATCAACTGTCTCCCCCGTTCTCACCTTCACCATCTCCATCATCACCAACATTCTTCAATGGTGGCGTTCCAATTCAAACACGTGTACGTTCTGAAACTGCCCCTGTAACTATACCTTACCCAATGATGGGCAAAAGCTCAAGAACACTTTCTCCTAATTTGTCAGATCATAGTAGAAATTCTTTGCCACCAATGTCCCCCAAAAGGAATTATGCTTCATCACAAGAATCTCCATCGGGAATCAGGTCATTTAGGAAACTAGAGTCTTCAAGGATTGGAGAGTTACATACTGGTGTCACAAATTATGCTGGTCAAAAG ATTGCTAGAGATAACAAGGATGATTCAGGGCGGTTCTCAGGGTTGTTATCTTCAAGTGACTCACCACGGATTGGATTTTCCAGAAGCTCAAGTAGATTATCTTTTCAGGATGACTTGGAGGATGGTGACTTTTCGTGTCCCTTCGATGTTGATGATGTTGATACGCCTGATGTCCAACCCAG TCAGAGTAAGGATGGAAAGAATGTGTCAGAGATCGGTTCAACGTCACTCCCAATGTGCAAAAAATCACAAGACGCTGCTGTTGGTGTTCTTGTGCACATGCTTAGAACTGCACCGCCTTTGCGCCAAGACTCAAGTTGCTATTCGTCCCATTCTGTGAAGCCTGAACCTGAGGGAGGAGTTACGACTGCTTCCGGATTCTTCATGCCCCGGAAGACTGCCGATGCACTTGAAGAGCTCCGAAGTTACAAAGAGATGAGGGACCTCCTTCTTTCCAAGAGCGGAACTCGGATCCTAAACAAAGAATGA